The region AGCCGATGCGGAGGGCGATGAACGAGAGCCCGTGCTCGTCAGCGTAGTAGCGGCCGAGCGTCTCGCCGAACGCCTTCGAGACGCCGTAGAGCGAGTCGGGGCGCGGCAAGTGGTGCGGGTAGACCGGCCACTGCTCGAGCCGGTCGTACATGCCCATCGCGTGGTTGGAGGAGGCGAACACGACGCGGCGGACGCCCGCCTCGCGGGCAGCTTCGAGCACGTTGCGGGTGCCGACGATGTTGGCGCCCAGCACGTCGTCCCACGTCGACTCCGGGCTCGCGCTGCCGGCGAGGTGCACGACGGTGTCGACGCCCTCCATGAGCTCGAGCACGGCCGCGAAGTCGGTGAGATCCGCTTCGCGGAGCTCGCGCTCCTGCCGTGGGCTCCGCGGCGTGCGGCCGTGCATCACGACCTCGTAGTCGCCCTGCAGCCGCTCCGAGAGCACGAGGCCGATGCCGCCCGTCGCGCCCGTGATGAGGATGCGGCGCGGAGCGTCGCCCGTCGAGTCGCCCATGGTGCTCCTCCCCGCCCCGACGCTATGCAGAGCGCCTGATCGTCTCGTGGGCGCGACCCAGGCTACGGCCGCAGCTGCACCTTGCCGACGCGGCCAGCCGTCAGGCTCGCGCGCACCGCCTCTCGCACGTCCTCGAAGGGATGCGTGCTCGAGACCGGGAGCGTGAGCGTGCCCTCGCCGATGCGCTCGCCGAGCTCGGCGAAGAGCCGCTCGCGCGTCGCGCGGTCCATCGTGCGGCCCACAGTGCTGCCCCAGAAGCCGCGCACGGTCGTGTGCTTGAAGATGAGGTCGCCGGAGGAGAGTTCGAGGGTCGGGGCGGCCATCGCGCCGAAGACGACGAGCGTGCCGCCCTCATCGAGCACCGAGAGCACGTCGCCGGCAGCCGGCCCGCCGACCGAGTCGACGCCGGCGACGATGCGCCCGTCGCCCGCGAGCTCGCGGACGCGCTCGCGCCAATGGTCCTCCGACGTCGCGACGGTGCCCTCGATGCCGGCCTCGCGCAGCTCCTCGACCGCCTCCCGGCGCCGCACGAGGCCGATGACGCGGATGCCGCGGCCGGGCGCGAGCTGCGCGACCATGCGGCCGACCGCACCGTTCGCCGCGTTCTGCACGAGCACGTCGCCCTCGGCGAGGTCGAGGCTCTCGAGCAGGCTCACGGCGCTGAACGGCATCGCGACGAGCTGGGCGGCCGCGCTGTCGGGCAGCCCATCCGGCGCCGGCACGAGGCCGCGCGCGTCGGCGACGAACGACTCCGCCCAGACGCCGAAGGCGCCTGCGACGACGCGGTCGCCGATCGCGAGGCCGTCGACGCCCTCGCCGAGCGCCTCGACGACGCCGACGGCCTCGGTGCCGCTGCCCGCGGGCAGCTCGGGCTTGAAGCCGTAGGTGCCGCGCACGGTCCAGAGGTCGTGGTTGTGGATGGTGGCGAGCGTCGTGCGCACGCGCACCTGGCCCGGCCCGGGCTCGGGCGTGGGTCGCTCCGCGACGTGCAGCACGTCCTCGGGCTCGCCGAATCGGTCGTGGACGATGGCGCGCATGTGCGCTCCCTTCGGTCGGTGG is a window of Agrococcus sp. Marseille-Q4369 DNA encoding:
- a CDS encoding NAD(P)-dependent oxidoreductase, yielding MGDSTGDAPRRILITGATGGIGLVLSERLQGDYEVVMHGRTPRSPRQERELREADLTDFAAVLELMEGVDTVVHLAGSASPESTWDDVLGANIVGTRNVLEAAREAGVRRVVFASSNHAMGMYDRLEQWPVYPHHLPRPDSLYGVSKAFGETLGRYYADEHGLSFIALRIGWMTDDPASADLDILHAMWLSEDDAVQVFRCAIEAPVDFGLYYAISDNPNRRWDLTNTMLDLGYRPKDSWADAAPDGEDVVPEGESVPDSWPEGS
- a CDS encoding zinc-binding dehydrogenase, giving the protein MRAIVHDRFGEPEDVLHVAERPTPEPGPGQVRVRTTLATIHNHDLWTVRGTYGFKPELPAGSGTEAVGVVEALGEGVDGLAIGDRVVAGAFGVWAESFVADARGLVPAPDGLPDSAAAQLVAMPFSAVSLLESLDLAEGDVLVQNAANGAVGRMVAQLAPGRGIRVIGLVRRREAVEELREAGIEGTVATSEDHWRERVRELAGDGRIVAGVDSVGGPAAGDVLSVLDEGGTLVVFGAMAAPTLELSSGDLIFKHTTVRGFWGSTVGRTMDRATRERLFAELGERIGEGTLTLPVSSTHPFEDVREAVRASLTAGRVGKVQLRP